From a single Nicotiana tomentosiformis chromosome 2, ASM39032v3, whole genome shotgun sequence genomic region:
- the LOC104116485 gene encoding uncharacterized protein — protein MRTLCPNVDREDGLETVLEVPIPDEMFKSMGSNAALRWHNMATWMKAQTSDKWSSPIVAARYNELSFLLYMVGSPLIPFQIQLGQSVNRPVKHSSIEASTAKYILQQYIAATGGQPALNAVNSMCVIGHIKITASDFHQGDQSVKVRKSDENGGFVLWQKNPDLWCLELLISGCKVISGSNGKISWRQSSNQQRPISKGPPRPLRRFLQGLDPRSIANLFANAVCIGEKIINDEDCFILKLDTNQSALEAQSGPNYEILHHTIWGYFSQRSGLMVKFEDSRLLTVKTSRDDEGVFWETSTESVMEDYKYVDGVNVAHSGKTFVTVFRYGEHSANHKRQLEERWKIEEVDFNVGRLTADFFMPPSDFSKERSGV, from the exons atgaGGACACTTTGTCCCAATGTTGACAGAGAAGATGGGCTGGAAACAGTACTTGAGGTGCCAATTCCAGATGAAATGTTTAAAAGCATGGGTAGTAATGCTGCACTTAGATGGCATAATATGGCAACCTGGATGAAAGCTCAAACATCTGATAAATGGTCTTCCCCTATTGTTGCTGCTCGTTATAATGAACTTAGTTTCCTCCTTTACATGGTTGGATCTCCTCTTATCCCTTTCCAAATTCAATTGGGCCAATCCGTTAATCGTCCCGTCAAGCATTCTTCCATT GAAGCTTCAACAGCTAAATATATATTGCAACAATACATAGCAGCAACAGGGGGGCAACCAGCACTAAATGCAGTGAACAGCATGTGTGTAATTGGGCATATTAAAATTACTGCATCTGATTTCCATCAAGGTGATCAAAGTGTGAAGGTGAGAAAGAGTGACGAAAACGGAGGCTTTGTGCTTTGGCAAAAAAACCCTGACCTTTGGTGTTTAGAATTACTTATCTCAGGATGCAAAGTAATTTCTGGTAGTAATGGCAAAATCTCATGGAGACAATCATCTAATCAACAAAGGCCTATCTCTAAGGGTCCGCCCAGACCTCTCCGCCGTTTTCTGCAG GGACTAGATCCTCGGTCTATAGCAAACTTGTTCGCGAATGCAGTATGCATAGGAGAGAAGATAATAAATGATGAGGATTGTTTCATTCTCAAACTTGATACAAACCAATCAGCTTTAGAGGCACAAAGTGGTCCAAATTATGAAATACTTCATCATACAATATGGGGATATTTTAGCCAAAGATCAGGCCTAATGGTCAAGTTTGAGGATTCCAGGTTGCTAACAGTTAAGACCAGCAGAGACGACGAAGGTGTATTCTGGGAGACAAGCACAGAATCTGTTATGGAAGATTATAAATATGTTGACGGAGTTAATGTTGCACACAGTGGTAAAACTTTTGTCACAGTTTTCAGATATGGAGAGCACTCTGCAAACCACAAGAGGCAGCTGGAGGAGAGATGGAAAATTGAAGAAGTAGATTTTAATGTTGGACGTTTGACAGCTGATTTCTTCATGCCACCTTCTGATTTCAGCAAAGAACGGTCTGGGGTTTAG
- the LOC104116486 gene encoding 12-oxophytodienoate reductase-like protein, with protein MSANSTPVPLLTPYKMGRFERSHRVVMPPMTRNRSYNNTPQPHAIEYYAQRATNGGFLISESASASDISQGGPNMPGIWTEEQTEAWKPIVDSVHQKGGIFFCQIWHPGRIPHSGLDNFLLFWRAVPDDKEYIMPTPQQLRANEIPHIIEDFRIAARNAIKAGFDGVEINSSNGFIIDQFLNDQANDRTDEYGGSIENRCRLALEIIEAVVKEIGADKVGIKLSLFSELHGEKDSNLEPLATYLAKELTKLGVLYLHAVEPREAPRCLESIRMAFEGTLISSGGYDKTEGDEAIAENYADLISFGRLFLANPDLPKRFEVNAPLNKHDRSTFYMTDPVVGYTDYPSLQVAC; from the exons TCTCATAG AGTAGTGATGCCACCAATGACAAGGAACAGATCATACAATAATACTCCACAGCCACATGCTATTGAATATTATGCTCAAAGAGCAACAAATGGAGGATTTCTCATTTCTGAATCAGCCAGTGCCTCTGATATCTCACAAGG GGGTCCAAATATGCCTGGAATTTGGACAGAAGAACAAACAGAGGCTTGGAAACCCATTGTTGACTCAGTTCATCAAAAAGGTGGTATCTTCTTTTGTCAAATCTGGCATCCTGGCCGCATTCCCCACTCAGGCCTCGacaattttctattattttggcgTGCAG TACCTGACGACAAAGAGTATATCATGCCGACACCTCAGCAACTGAGAGCTAATGAAATCCCTCACATTATCGAAGATTTTAGGATTGCAGCCCGCAATGCTATTAAAGCTG GATTTGATGGAGTCGAGATCAACTCTTCAAACGGCTTCATTATCGACCAATTCTTGAATGACCAAGCCAACGACAGGACTGATGAATATGGTGGAAGTATAGAGAACCGTTGCCGTCTTGCTCTTGAAATTATTGAAGCTGTTGTGAAGGAAATTGGAGCTGATAAAGTTGGCATAAAACTCTCTCTCTTCTCAGAACTGCACGGGGAAAAAGACTCGAACCTTGAACCTCTGGCGACCTATTTGGCTAAGGAACTCACTAAGCTCGGGGTTCTATATCTTCACGCGGTTGAGCCAAGGGAAGCGCCACGTTGCCTCGAATCCATAAGAATGGCTTTTGAGGGGACTCTTATCTCTTCTGGTGGCTACGACAAAACCGAGGGAGATGAAGCTATTGCTGAAAACTATGCAGATTTGATCTCATTTGGACGTTTGTTCTTGGCCAACCCTGATTTACCTAAGCGTTTTGAGGTTAATGCACCACTAAACAAGCATGATAGGAGTACTTTCTATATGACAGATCCAGTTGTGGGTTACACTGATTACCCATCTCTACAAGTTGCTTGTTAA